A single genomic interval of Aureliella helgolandensis harbors:
- a CDS encoding C25 family cysteine peptidase, with the protein MWRNTGSYRPRRLFNLHLASLCLVACLAPHAQPADVVVVRPAEWEGAMANWKQHRESQGHTLLELDGRMGKDAIRAAIVNIARQQAEAGQADELKHVLIVGDVGNDPTIHIGTFYYTSTAMVQFGGEHMLASDNPFGDLDNDGIPELAVGRIPANSPAELQRVLDRIVAFETQQDSTSWRRDVHMVAGVGGFGALADSVIEMTTRQFLAQRIPGWSNVSMTHASAQSNYCPDPELFSSTLINRINQGGMLWVYIGHGAVTQLDYLRVEERQIPILTEDQVGKFQAGTRAPIAVFLACYTGAFDAQEDSLAERLILSDNGPIAALAASRVAGPYGLAMLSDGLLTEYFDLPTETLGLAILHAKQCSLQAASKEGNATTDPPPSQLDMVAAIAQALSPADYDLAAERAEHAWQMNLLGDPLLRLPQPSELSVDAPTQASAGEEFEVTGHATLAGQLSVELIHRRGQHRPDLEHLATDPITIAGRAGMQQRYQSSNDSVILKRSVNLAPPASPLTSRPTSSQIVLTNISTHPDGNTAPATVPFSVTMRVPDDLPRGRYGLRLFLSSPQGWEVGYAEILIKP; encoded by the coding sequence ATGTGGCGAAATACCGGGTCCTACCGACCGCGACGCTTATTTAACCTGCACCTAGCCAGCTTGTGCCTAGTCGCATGCCTAGCCCCCCACGCACAACCTGCAGATGTCGTCGTGGTGCGACCTGCGGAGTGGGAGGGCGCTATGGCAAACTGGAAACAACACCGAGAATCCCAGGGGCACACCCTGCTCGAACTCGATGGCCGAATGGGCAAAGACGCAATCCGAGCCGCCATCGTCAACATCGCGCGCCAGCAAGCGGAAGCTGGACAGGCCGATGAGCTCAAACATGTTTTGATTGTGGGCGACGTTGGCAACGACCCGACCATCCACATCGGCACCTTTTACTACACGAGCACCGCAATGGTGCAATTTGGTGGCGAGCATATGCTAGCCTCCGACAACCCGTTCGGTGACCTCGACAACGATGGCATCCCAGAATTGGCAGTCGGCCGCATCCCAGCCAATAGCCCAGCAGAACTGCAACGAGTCCTAGATCGTATCGTGGCCTTTGAAACGCAGCAGGACTCCACCAGCTGGAGGCGGGATGTCCATATGGTCGCTGGAGTCGGTGGGTTTGGTGCCCTGGCCGATTCGGTCATTGAAATGACCACGCGACAGTTCCTGGCTCAGCGCATTCCAGGCTGGTCGAATGTATCGATGACGCACGCGAGCGCTCAAAGCAACTACTGCCCCGATCCTGAACTGTTCAGCTCTACGCTGATTAACCGCATCAACCAAGGTGGCATGCTGTGGGTCTATATTGGACATGGTGCCGTCACCCAACTCGATTACCTGCGGGTGGAAGAGCGGCAAATCCCCATCCTCACGGAGGACCAGGTCGGCAAGTTCCAGGCTGGCACGCGCGCACCGATCGCCGTGTTCCTAGCTTGCTACACCGGTGCTTTCGATGCACAGGAAGACTCGTTGGCCGAACGCCTAATACTCAGCGATAATGGCCCAATTGCTGCCTTGGCCGCATCGCGAGTCGCCGGCCCCTACGGCTTGGCAATGCTCTCCGACGGACTGCTGACCGAGTACTTCGACCTTCCCACTGAAACGCTCGGCCTGGCTATCCTCCACGCAAAGCAATGTTCATTGCAAGCCGCCAGCAAGGAAGGGAATGCTACGACAGATCCCCCTCCCTCCCAGCTCGACATGGTCGCTGCCATCGCTCAAGCGCTCAGTCCTGCCGACTATGACTTGGCTGCCGAGAGAGCCGAACACGCCTGGCAAATGAACCTGCTCGGGGATCCACTGCTGCGACTCCCTCAGCCCAGCGAACTCAGCGTGGACGCCCCCACCCAAGCCTCCGCGGGTGAGGAGTTTGAAGTCACCGGTCATGCAACACTTGCTGGCCAATTGTCGGTAGAACTGATCCATCGGCGAGGCCAACACCGCCCCGATCTCGAACACCTTGCAACCGACCCAATCACAATTGCAGGCCGGGCAGGGATGCAACAACGCTACCAATCGTCCAACGATAGCGTCATTCTAAAGCGATCGGTGAACCTCGCTCCCCCAGCGTCCCCTCTCACCAGCCGTCCAACCTCCAGCCAAATCGTCCTCACGAACATCTCAACGCACCCTGACGGGAATACCGCTCCCGCCACGGTGCCCTTTAGCGTAACAATGCGAGTTCCAGACGACCTCCCCCGTGGCCGCTACGGCCTAAGACTCTTCTTATCCAGCCCACAGGGGTGGGAG
- a CDS encoding UTP--glucose-1-phosphate uridylyltransferase produces MSIKETLQQHRQAHLVNFLEQLAGPSRAALENQLEQIDFGQLARLTAGADTHTDWSALAARAEPPTAVRLGTPHPEFSPSAAQEAGEAALRDGKVGMILVAGGQGTRLGFDQPKGMFPIGPVSGRTLFQMHCDRLLACMQKYGVPIHLFIMTSPATDAETRDYFAQHNNCGLEADELHIFCQGTMPAVDGQSGQILMAEPDKIALSPDGHGGLVEALEKNGCLKEAQRVGIEHFYYAQVDNPLAQVCAPELLGYHLLAGSEMTTQVVTKRFAEEKVGNVVQVDGKVQIIEYSDLPAAAAQQIQPDGSLRLWAGNIAIHVLSREFLEQVVQSDSGLPFHRAHKTVGHVTLEGKCVAPKQPNAIKFERFVFDLLPLASGAIVVEGLAADVFAPVKNANGAEVDTPATSQTAILAQHRKWLESAGAVVEDGIRVEIHPSWAQDAKEVAAKLPPNTIFTADTFLR; encoded by the coding sequence ATGAGCATCAAAGAGACTCTCCAACAGCATCGCCAAGCTCATTTAGTCAACTTTCTGGAGCAATTGGCCGGACCGTCACGAGCCGCCTTGGAAAACCAGCTAGAGCAGATCGATTTCGGGCAACTGGCGCGATTGACCGCCGGCGCGGACACCCACACCGATTGGTCCGCCTTGGCCGCCCGCGCCGAGCCACCGACGGCGGTAAGGCTGGGCACACCGCACCCCGAATTCTCTCCCTCGGCTGCACAGGAAGCAGGTGAAGCGGCCCTGCGTGACGGAAAAGTCGGAATGATTCTGGTCGCTGGAGGGCAGGGGACGCGGCTCGGATTCGATCAACCCAAAGGCATGTTCCCCATTGGCCCGGTCAGCGGCCGCACGCTCTTCCAAATGCACTGCGACCGCCTGCTCGCATGCATGCAGAAATACGGCGTACCGATCCATCTCTTCATCATGACCAGCCCAGCCACCGACGCAGAAACACGAGACTATTTCGCACAGCACAACAACTGTGGCTTGGAGGCCGACGAGCTACACATTTTTTGCCAAGGAACCATGCCGGCGGTGGACGGTCAATCCGGTCAGATCCTAATGGCTGAGCCCGATAAGATTGCCCTCAGCCCTGATGGCCACGGGGGACTCGTTGAAGCGCTCGAAAAGAACGGCTGCCTGAAAGAAGCCCAACGCGTTGGCATCGAACATTTTTACTATGCCCAAGTCGACAACCCACTCGCTCAGGTCTGCGCCCCCGAGTTGCTCGGCTACCACCTGCTCGCCGGCAGCGAGATGACCACTCAAGTCGTCACCAAACGGTTTGCCGAGGAAAAAGTGGGCAATGTCGTCCAAGTCGATGGCAAAGTTCAGATTATCGAATACAGCGATTTACCTGCCGCGGCCGCCCAGCAGATCCAACCCGACGGCTCGCTGCGGCTGTGGGCGGGCAACATCGCAATCCATGTCCTGAGCCGTGAGTTCCTGGAGCAGGTCGTTCAAAGCGATTCTGGCCTCCCCTTCCATCGCGCCCACAAGACGGTCGGCCATGTCACGCTCGAGGGCAAATGCGTCGCCCCCAAACAACCCAATGCGATCAAATTTGAACGCTTCGTATTCGACCTATTGCCTCTCGCCAGCGGGGCCATCGTGGTCGAAGGACTGGCTGCCGACGTCTTTGCACCGGTCAAAAATGCCAATGGCGCTGAGGTTGATACACCAGCGACGTCCCAAACGGCCATCCTAGCCCAACACCGAAAGTGGCTGGAGTCTGCGGGTGCTGTGGTTGAAGATGGAATTCGAGTCGAGATCCATCCCAGCTGGGCACAAGACGCTAAAGAGGTTGCAGCTAAACTCCCCCCTAATACGATCTTCACCGCCGATACCTTTTTGAGGTAG